In a single window of the Deltaproteobacteria bacterium genome:
- a CDS encoding 4Fe-4S binding protein, producing MKKTAPKIEIYKSWCKNCGLCTAFCPKKALQRDAEGMPFLADPKACIGCRLCELRCPDFAISVKEQEKDSHEPS from the coding sequence ATGAAAAAAACGGCCCCCAAAATAGAAATCTATAAGTCCTGGTGCAAAAATTGCGGCCTCTGTACGGCCTTCTGCCCTAAAAAGGCCTTGCAAAGAGATGCGGAAGGGATGCCTTTTCTGGCCGATCCGAAGGCCTGTATCGGCTGCCGGTTGTGTGAACTACGCTGTCCGGATTTTGCAATCTCAGTAAAAGAACAGGAAAAGGATAGCCATGAACCGTCATAA
- a CDS encoding DUF169 domain-containing protein has product MENVQELDRAFRRILQLKSSPVAVRIIKNHEEMPVLFKRPEKPLSSFCFAVMESFKGKGFFLTRADVQCTMGLTTLGLRKEGSKLGKNKQGVQIGVFGNEQAAQNYFSKGICLPAGQTQGVAMSPLEKAVMGVDVVLFKVNSEQAMWLLTATQYLTGGRNDLSVGTGFQGVCGDAIAYPLMNKKVNLTVNGVGDRIAATMGKNELFMGIPAQLISKIAANLLEICHKPIFKAHHSPRGFQKALSSRNGPRP; this is encoded by the coding sequence ATGGAAAATGTGCAGGAATTGGATCGGGCTTTTCGTCGAATCCTTCAGCTTAAATCGAGCCCGGTGGCTGTCCGGATCATCAAAAACCATGAAGAAATGCCGGTGTTGTTTAAAAGACCGGAAAAACCCCTATCCAGTTTTTGTTTCGCGGTTATGGAGTCCTTTAAAGGAAAAGGGTTTTTTTTAACCCGGGCCGATGTTCAGTGTACCATGGGGTTGACCACCCTGGGTCTTCGAAAAGAAGGTTCGAAATTAGGGAAAAACAAACAAGGCGTTCAAATCGGGGTGTTTGGGAATGAACAGGCGGCCCAGAATTATTTTTCGAAGGGGATCTGTCTGCCGGCCGGCCAAACCCAAGGGGTGGCCATGAGTCCCTTAGAAAAGGCTGTCATGGGTGTGGATGTGGTCCTCTTTAAGGTCAATTCGGAACAAGCCATGTGGTTGTTGACGGCCACCCAATATCTGACCGGCGGTAGAAACGACCTCTCCGTTGGAACCGGGTTCCAGGGGGTCTGCGGAGATGCCATTGCCTATCCCCTGATGAATAAAAAAGTGAACCTGACCGTTAATGGGGTAGGGGACCGCATAGCGGCCACTATGGGTAAAAATGAATTATTTATGGGAATACCGGCCCAATTGATTAGTAAAATCGCCGCCAATCTCCTTGAAATTTGTCATAAACCCATTTTTAAGGCGCATCATTCCCCAAGGGGTTTTCAGAAAGCCCTCTCTTCGCGGAACGGGCCCCGGCCTTAA
- a CDS encoding DUF5615 family PIN-like protein codes for MPEAFRLYLDQMFNLDVAQALNKEEYNVIRASEIGQSRADDKEILDRAVSENRILITLDQHFGDWVVLPLSHHPGVIRLKVNPTTSRNVLKLLVPFLRRQSPSQFKDRLVILSAQRVKWITTGPGVQQN; via the coding sequence ATGCCTGAGGCATTTCGACTTTATCTGGATCAAATGTTTAATCTGGATGTCGCCCAGGCCTTAAATAAAGAGGAGTATAATGTAATCCGGGCTTCTGAGATTGGACAATCCCGGGCCGATGATAAAGAGATCTTGGACAGAGCTGTTTCTGAAAACAGGATTCTTATTACTCTGGATCAGCATTTCGGCGACTGGGTTGTTCTCCCTTTGAGTCATCATCCCGGTGTTATTCGATTAAAAGTAAACCCGACCACATCGAGAAATGTTTTAAAGCTATTAGTCCCTTTTTTACGCCGTCAGTCCCCCTCCCAATTTAAAGATCGCCTGGTTATCCTTTCCGCGCAAAGGGTAAAGTGGATAACAACAGGACCTGGGGTTCAACAAAACTGA
- a CDS encoding DUF3795 domain-containing protein, which yields MSQMIAYCGLVCSNCPTFLATQNDDDVARERTAALYSEKFGFDLKPEEINCDGCKSEGGKLIGYCQSCAIRKCCSGKGLDNCAICTDQPCEILIRFHEFSVDAKACFEALKK from the coding sequence ATGTCTCAAATGATCGCCTATTGTGGCCTTGTCTGTTCGAATTGTCCTACATTTCTGGCTACTCAGAATGATGATGATGTTGCCAGGGAAAGAACCGCTGCGTTGTATTCTGAGAAGTTTGGCTTTGATTTGAAACCTGAAGAGATCAACTGTGATGGATGTAAGTCAGAGGGAGGGAAGCTGATCGGATATTGCCAATCTTGCGCTATCAGGAAGTGTTGTAGCGGAAAGGGTCTGGACAATTGTGCCATTTGCACTGATCAGCCGTGCGAGATCCTTATTCGCTTCCATGAGTTTTCTGTGGATGCAAAAGCATGCTTCGAAGCGCTCAAGAAGTGA
- the egtD gene encoding L-histidine N(alpha)-methyltransferase, protein MNHPTLSAIEDFLQESITEINNRPKGPYGINGVADLAAGLTARQRYIPCKYFYDAQGSRLFEAICRLPEYYPTRTEMGLLKEVAPGLAGTLNHKDLVELGSGADRKIGILLRATTQDTRSTLRYIPVDISDSAVLNSSLNLKTRFPELKVKGLVADFTSQLKPLPTDRPTMFLFLGSTIGNFDDVESVVFLRNMAAVMKPEDTMLIGFDMLKPLPLIEAAYNDTRGVTAAFNKNILRAVNKELQALFDPSCFDHLAFFNENHSRIEMHLKANQDVAVRIDALNMTLEIKEGETLHTENSRKFTRESIEWMAGLAGLTIHDWRQDSSGWFSLVSMGL, encoded by the coding sequence GTGAACCATCCAACTTTGTCCGCGATTGAAGATTTTTTGCAAGAATCGATAACCGAAATAAATAATCGTCCGAAGGGACCTTATGGGATCAATGGTGTCGCGGACCTGGCTGCAGGTCTGACGGCCCGGCAGAGATACATCCCCTGCAAATATTTTTATGATGCCCAAGGGTCCAGGCTTTTCGAAGCCATCTGCAGGCTTCCGGAATATTATCCAACCCGAACGGAAATGGGCCTTCTCAAAGAGGTTGCCCCTGGGCTGGCCGGGACCTTGAACCACAAAGACCTGGTCGAACTCGGTTCCGGGGCCGATCGGAAGATAGGCATCCTGCTCCGGGCAACAACCCAGGATACCCGGTCCACCCTGCGTTATATCCCGGTGGACATCAGCGATTCGGCGGTCCTTAATTCTTCTCTTAATCTGAAAACCCGTTTCCCGGAGTTAAAGGTAAAAGGGCTCGTGGCCGATTTTACTTCCCAACTGAAACCGCTTCCTACGGATAGGCCGACCATGTTCCTTTTCCTGGGAAGCACAATCGGCAATTTTGACGATGTCGAAAGCGTCGTCTTCCTACGGAATATGGCGGCCGTCATGAAACCGGAGGATACCATGCTGATCGGTTTCGATATGCTCAAGCCCCTTCCGCTCATCGAGGCAGCTTATAATGATACAAGGGGAGTCACCGCTGCATTTAACAAGAATATCCTGAGGGCAGTCAATAAGGAATTGCAGGCCCTTTTCGATCCTTCCTGCTTCGACCATTTGGCCTTCTTTAATGAAAACCACAGCCGGATAGAAATGCACCTGAAAGCCAATCAGGATGTGGCGGTCAGGATTGACGCACTCAATATGACCCTTGAGATTAAAGAAGGCGAAACCCTTCACACGGAAAACTCACGGAAATTCACCAGGGAAAGTATCGAGTGGATGGCCGGCCTGGCCGGCTTGACCATTCACGACTGGCGCCAGGATTCCAGTGGGTGGTTTTCTCTGGTGTCCATGGGGTTGTAA
- a CDS encoding DUF4160 domain-containing protein, protein MFFDEHNPPHFHAEYGGDAALIDIRNLSVFSGRLPPLQKITAIRAEQWQWKKAL, encoded by the coding sequence ATGTTCTTTGATGAACATAACCCACCGCATTTTCATGCCGAGTACGGCGGAGATGCTGCTTTGATCGATATCCGTAACCTGTCAGTCTTTTCCGGCAGATTACCACCACTTCAAAAAATCACGGCAATAAGGGCTGAGCAATGGCAATGGAAAAAGGCTTTATAA
- a CDS encoding DUF2442 domain-containing protein → MARITKVKVLQDYRLKLSFDNGVCGEVNLSELVGKGVFSLWHDRDFFQQVRIGSFGELVWGDQIDLCPDSLFLRITGRKPEDIFPVLRRKAA, encoded by the coding sequence ATGGCTAGAATCACCAAGGTTAAGGTATTACAGGATTATCGTCTGAAATTATCTTTTGACAACGGGGTTTGTGGGGAAGTGAACCTCTCCGAGTTAGTTGGCAAAGGTGTTTTTTCTTTATGGCACGACCGGGATTTTTTTCAACAGGTACGGATTGGTTCTTTCGGTGAACTGGTTTGGGGCGATCAAATTGATCTCTGCCCGGACTCCTTGTTCCTTAGGATAACGGGCAGGAAGCCGGAAGACATTTTTCCCGTCCTGCGCCGTAAGGCCGCCTAG
- a CDS encoding 2-oxoacid:ferredoxin oxidoreductase subunit beta, with protein MKDITKLIHQYLRHDKKFPHVWCPGCGNGIVLGALIRAIDHLEYSKDEIVLVSGIGCSGRMSVYVDFNTLHTTHGRALTFATGIKMAKPDLKVIVIMGDGDALAIGGNHFIHAARRNINLTALIINNSIFGMTGGQHSPATPYGKMATTTALYNIEPAFNIAELAVTAGAVFVARGTAYHADLLHKLIEKALHKNGFSLLEIITQCPTFYGRKNRMGTAVEMMEWQRDSAVPVEKWEGLSPEEREGKFSIGVLMDKEAPGFLEEYEKVKAQAKRIASLNATEKGDHGSQI; from the coding sequence ATGAAAGACATCACTAAATTAATCCATCAGTACCTGCGGCATGACAAAAAGTTTCCTCATGTCTGGTGCCCGGGCTGCGGTAACGGTATCGTTCTTGGGGCCTTGATCCGGGCTATCGATCATTTGGAATATTCCAAGGATGAAATCGTCCTGGTTTCGGGAATCGGCTGCTCCGGTCGCATGAGTGTTTATGTAGATTTCAATACCCTGCATACCACCCATGGCCGGGCACTGACCTTTGCCACCGGGATCAAGATGGCCAAACCGGATTTAAAGGTCATTGTCATTATGGGCGACGGGGATGCCCTGGCCATTGGCGGAAACCACTTTATTCATGCGGCTCGAAGAAATATCAATTTAACGGCCCTGATCATTAATAACAGTATTTTCGGCATGACCGGCGGGCAGCATTCTCCGGCCACCCCCTATGGCAAGATGGCCACAACGACCGCTTTATACAATATCGAACCGGCCTTCAACATCGCCGAACTGGCCGTAACGGCCGGTGCCGTATTTGTGGCCCGGGGGACGGCTTATCACGCCGATCTGCTCCACAAGCTTATTGAAAAGGCCTTGCACAAAAACGGTTTTTCGCTTTTGGAGATTATTACCCAATGTCCGACTTTTTACGGCCGTAAGAACAGGATGGGAACGGCCGTCGAAATGATGGAATGGCAGCGGGACTCGGCCGTTCCGGTTGAAAAATGGGAAGGGCTTTCTCCGGAGGAAAGAGAAGGTAAATTCAGCATCGGGGTCTTGATGGACAAAGAAGCTCCGGGATTTTTAGAAGAATATGAAAAGGTCAAGGCCCAGGCAAAAAGGATCGCTTCGCTTAACGCAACTGAAAAAGGTGACCATGGTTCCCAGATATGA
- a CDS encoding DinB family protein translates to MDKDQVLRQELLALLKGGNAHMGFADAVSDFPMKAINTKVPNGSYTVWHLLEHIRIAQWDILDFVINPDHQSPKFPDGYWPGVDEKASPGHWKKTVKGFQADLKVLEKLVKDPQTDFFGPIPHAKDYTILREVLLAADHNAYHLGELVGLRRILNLKPIFEY, encoded by the coding sequence ATGGATAAAGATCAGGTCCTTCGTCAGGAATTGCTGGCCCTTTTAAAAGGTGGAAACGCCCACATGGGTTTTGCCGATGCCGTTTCCGATTTTCCCATGAAGGCAATCAATACCAAAGTGCCCAACGGCAGCTATACCGTCTGGCACCTTTTGGAGCATATACGCATCGCCCAGTGGGATATTCTCGATTTTGTCATAAATCCTGACCATCAATCTCCAAAGTTTCCCGACGGCTATTGGCCCGGGGTCGATGAAAAGGCTTCCCCCGGGCATTGGAAAAAGACGGTTAAAGGTTTTCAGGCCGACTTGAAGGTCCTGGAAAAATTGGTCAAAGATCCTCAAACGGATTTTTTCGGCCCCATTCCCCATGCCAAGGATTACACGATTCTTCGGGAGGTCCTCCTGGCGGCTGACCACAATGCCTATCATCTGGGAGAGTTGGTCGGTCTCAGGCGGATTCTCAACCTGAAGCCCATTTTTGAATATTAA
- a CDS encoding DUF433 domain-containing protein, whose protein sequence is MNFLNRIEINPRVCNGRPVIKGTRIPISVILEQIAEGESWEIILAGYPELKREDLQAALFYARESIDHTEVRAVNA, encoded by the coding sequence GTGAATTTTCTTAACCGGATAGAAATAAATCCCAGGGTCTGTAATGGGCGGCCGGTAATTAAAGGGACCAGGATACCCATTTCGGTAATTTTAGAACAAATTGCTGAGGGGGAATCTTGGGAAATAATACTTGCCGGTTATCCTGAGTTAAAAAGAGAAGACCTCCAGGCCGCACTCTTTTATGCCAGGGAATCCATTGACCACACGGAAGTAAGAGCGGTCAATGCCTGA
- a CDS encoding IscS subfamily cysteine desulfurase, with protein sequence MTDPTKPNDHEKRAICGICSAGCWVIVTYNEAGRIKTVRADETSPLGAICKVGEHSAEIVYSQDRLLYPLKRKGPKGTYNFERITWDEAYETIVGRLQSIKAESGPEATAIYTGSGSFELAFCDMFQPKDVAISSAASVLFPFGSPNTLGVGALCYVAFAMIAPHVTMGRMFMNMFSDIEQAGLIVIWGKNPAAHCPPHDFHRIQEACRRGAKLVVIDPRKTSLAKSFNSQWIPIRPGTDGALALGMCQVIIEEDLYEGDFIRNWTVGFEPFAQYVQHFRPEVVEHITGVPAETVRSLARRISTTDGVSPVMYSGLEYSDGAVSAIRATLVLWALAGQLDVPGGSCFSMSQNQFPINREGLIPNPNAQKAAGYNNFPIYTRYRGEFHANILPEAVLKKKPYPIRLLLSLGASMITSWPQSEIWRKTLGALDFLVCIDRQLTADMAYADIILPAATYYEIESYMRYGPIYRIREPVIPPVGEARSDFFILSELARRLGYGHLYPQTPVELLDRSLGGSGFTLEEVRQAGGLVKVPTVMMEYKKWEKGLLREDGQTGFETPSGKFEIASSILEEHGYDALPIYVEPGESPHSQPELAKEFPLVFNSGARSRVDIHTLHQTIPALMEERPVPTVMINTADARVRGIQNGDEVHLKTRRGQIRLYALVTDDIVSGAVEASAMGGGALGSKAWQQACVNDLTDLARFDPISGFPVYKALLCEVSKISEGKKVRTGGRGEYTFDRPPKPSKVTRPIYLDHNATTPMAEEVKAALVASMDSFGNPSSLYALGKETRLSLDKARRSVALLLNTTARRIIFTGGGSEANNLAIKGVALADGRTRKHIITSTVEHPSVLNTCRWLEKQAFVLTLLPVDGQGLVDPGDLRKAITEKTCLVSIMLANNETGSIQPIAELAGIAREQGVPFHTDAVQALGKLPVDVERLGVDLLTFSGHKFYGPKGVGVLYVRKGMMLDPLIAGGHQEQGFRAGTENILGIIGLGRAAELAIDNFSKMNRVQELRDRLHQGILEVVPQARLNGHPRERLPNTLNLTLPGIRGESLVLALDRKGIAISSGSACQSGFPEPSKALTAMGLTVEEAHGAVRFSLGLGNTEEEIDRTIMAIDQVIRETNEVIRFVSCR encoded by the coding sequence ATGACCGACCCGACAAAACCAAATGATCATGAGAAGCGGGCCATCTGCGGCATCTGCTCTGCCGGCTGCTGGGTCATCGTCACTTACAATGAGGCCGGTCGGATCAAGACCGTCCGGGCCGATGAAACCTCGCCGTTAGGGGCTATTTGTAAGGTCGGTGAGCACTCTGCGGAAATCGTCTATTCCCAGGATCGGCTGCTTTACCCCTTAAAGCGTAAAGGTCCCAAAGGGACTTATAACTTCGAGCGGATAACCTGGGATGAAGCTTACGAGACCATCGTTGGAAGGCTCCAGTCCATTAAGGCCGAATCAGGGCCGGAGGCCACGGCCATCTACACCGGCAGCGGGAGTTTTGAACTGGCCTTCTGCGACATGTTTCAACCGAAAGACGTGGCCATTTCCTCGGCCGCCAGCGTCCTGTTTCCCTTCGGCTCCCCCAACACCCTCGGAGTGGGTGCCCTTTGCTATGTGGCCTTTGCCATGATCGCCCCCCATGTGACCATGGGTCGCATGTTCATGAACATGTTTTCTGATATTGAGCAGGCCGGGCTCATCGTCATTTGGGGTAAAAATCCGGCCGCCCATTGTCCGCCCCATGACTTCCATCGAATCCAGGAGGCCTGCCGACGGGGTGCAAAGTTAGTGGTTATCGATCCCAGGAAAACGTCCCTGGCCAAGTCCTTCAATTCCCAGTGGATACCGATCCGGCCCGGTACGGACGGGGCCCTGGCCCTGGGAATGTGTCAGGTCATCATCGAAGAGGATCTCTACGAGGGAGACTTTATCAGGAACTGGACCGTCGGGTTTGAACCCTTCGCCCAATATGTTCAACACTTCCGGCCGGAGGTCGTCGAGCATATCACCGGGGTTCCGGCTGAGACGGTCCGGTCTCTGGCCCGGCGGATCAGCACCACCGACGGCGTTTCTCCGGTGATGTACAGCGGCCTGGAATACAGCGACGGGGCCGTTTCCGCCATCCGGGCGACACTGGTCCTATGGGCCCTGGCCGGCCAGCTCGACGTGCCCGGCGGGTCCTGCTTCAGTATGTCCCAAAATCAGTTTCCGATTAATCGGGAAGGACTCATTCCCAACCCCAATGCGCAAAAGGCCGCAGGCTATAATAACTTCCCCATCTACACCAGGTATCGGGGCGAGTTCCACGCCAATATCCTGCCGGAGGCGGTGCTGAAAAAAAAGCCTTATCCCATCCGATTGCTCCTCAGTCTGGGGGCTTCGATGATCACCTCCTGGCCCCAATCGGAGATCTGGCGAAAGACCCTTGGCGCCCTGGATTTCCTGGTCTGTATCGACCGCCAGCTTACCGCCGATATGGCCTACGCAGACATCATCCTACCGGCCGCTACGTATTACGAAATCGAATCCTACATGCGTTACGGCCCTATCTACCGGATCAGGGAACCGGTGATCCCCCCGGTCGGAGAGGCCCGGAGCGATTTCTTTATCCTCTCCGAACTGGCCCGGCGTCTGGGATACGGCCATCTCTATCCCCAGACTCCGGTCGAACTTTTGGATCGATCCCTCGGGGGGTCGGGATTTACCCTGGAAGAGGTCCGTCAGGCCGGCGGGCTCGTCAAAGTCCCAACGGTAATGATGGAGTATAAAAAATGGGAAAAGGGCTTGCTCCGGGAAGACGGACAGACCGGTTTTGAGACGCCTTCGGGCAAGTTTGAAATTGCCTCTTCTATCCTGGAGGAACATGGTTATGATGCCTTGCCGATTTATGTGGAACCCGGAGAAAGTCCGCACTCGCAGCCGGAACTGGCCAAAGAGTTCCCCCTGGTTTTCAACTCCGGGGCCCGTTCCAGGGTGGATATCCACACCCTCCATCAAACCATCCCGGCCCTGATGGAAGAAAGGCCGGTCCCGACGGTGATGATCAATACCGCCGATGCCCGGGTTCGGGGTATTCAAAACGGCGATGAGGTCCATCTTAAGACCAGGCGCGGTCAGATACGCCTGTACGCACTGGTCACCGACGACATAGTGTCCGGGGCCGTCGAGGCCAGTGCCATGGGGGGCGGGGCCTTGGGTTCTAAAGCCTGGCAGCAGGCTTGCGTCAATGACTTGACCGACCTGGCCCGCTTTGATCCGATTTCCGGCTTTCCTGTTTACAAGGCCTTGCTCTGTGAGGTATCCAAGATTTCGGAAGGAAAAAAAGTCCGGACCGGCGGCAGGGGTGAGTATACTTTTGATAGACCTCCGAAACCGTCGAAGGTTACCAGGCCCATCTATTTGGATCATAATGCTACTACCCCCATGGCCGAGGAGGTCAAGGCCGCCTTGGTTGCATCTATGGATTCTTTCGGTAATCCCTCCAGCCTCTACGCCCTGGGGAAGGAAACACGACTGAGCCTGGACAAGGCCCGACGGAGCGTGGCTTTACTCCTCAACACCACGGCCCGGCGCATCATTTTCACCGGCGGGGGTTCGGAGGCCAATAATCTGGCCATCAAAGGGGTGGCCTTGGCTGACGGGCGGACCCGGAAACATATCATCACCAGCACAGTCGAACACCCTTCAGTGCTAAACACCTGCCGTTGGCTGGAAAAGCAGGCCTTCGTCCTGACCCTTCTGCCGGTCGACGGCCAGGGGCTGGTGGACCCCGGAGACCTTAGAAAGGCGATTACGGAAAAGACCTGTCTGGTCAGTATAATGCTGGCCAATAACGAGACCGGTTCCATCCAGCCCATTGCCGAATTAGCCGGGATCGCCCGGGAGCAGGGGGTGCCCTTTCATACCGATGCGGTCCAGGCATTGGGTAAACTGCCCGTTGATGTAGAACGACTGGGTGTGGACCTGCTGACCTTTTCCGGGCATAAGTTTTATGGGCCCAAGGGTGTGGGTGTTCTCTATGTGCGCAAGGGGATGATGCTCGACCCCCTGATCGCCGGAGGCCATCAGGAGCAGGGATTCCGGGCCGGGACCGAGAACATTTTGGGGATCATCGGGCTGGGCCGGGCAGCGGAACTGGCCATCGACAATTTCTCGAAAATGAACCGTGTGCAAGAGCTGCGGGACAGACTGCATCAAGGCATTTTGGAAGTGGTTCCCCAGGCCCGGCTGAATGGCCATCCCCGGGAACGGCTGCCCAACACCTTAAACCTGACACTTCCCGGCATCCGGGGAGAGTCGCTGGTCCTGGCCCTTGACCGGAAAGGAATCGCCATTTCATCGGGGTCTGCCTGCCAGTCGGGTTTTCCCGAGCCATCAAAGGCCTTGACGGCCATGGGGCTTACGGTAGAAGAGGCCCATGGCGCGGTCCGCTTTTCTCTCGGCCTCGGCAATACGGAGGAAGAGATCGACCGGACCATCATGGCTATTGATCAGGTCATTCGTGAAACCAATGAAGTCATCCGGTTCGTTTCCTGCAGATAG
- a CDS encoding 2-oxoacid:acceptor oxidoreductase subunit alpha, with product MNRHKPQRVFWQGNEAIVEGALAAGCRFYAGYPITPATEIMEMMAQKMPALDGAFIQMEDEIASLGAVIGASLAGVKAMTATSGPGFSLMQENLGFACVAEVPCVVVNVMRGGPSTGLPTSPAQGDVLQARWGTHGDHPIIVLAPSTTLDCYLVTLQAFNFSEKYRTPVIILSDEVVSHTREVLTLPRGDELPMIERIRPTVPPEWFVPFETQGRLVPAMSSFGDGYRYHVTGLIHDVRGFPTNRPDEVFAFQKRLQEKISEHYTDIQWVEPFYLEDAEQVIIAYGSVARSALHAVRQAREMGLKAGLLKLLTLFPFPRAAVEKAAIACQSLLVPEMNWGQISREVKRVNRGRCRVVTLNKFDGTLITPKEILKKMMQDQN from the coding sequence ATGAACCGTCATAAACCCCAGAGGGTCTTCTGGCAGGGGAATGAGGCCATTGTCGAGGGGGCCCTGGCTGCCGGCTGCCGTTTCTACGCCGGTTACCCCATAACACCGGCTACCGAGATTATGGAGATGATGGCTCAGAAGATGCCGGCCCTGGATGGGGCCTTCATCCAGATGGAAGACGAAATCGCCAGCCTGGGGGCCGTTATCGGTGCATCTCTGGCCGGGGTCAAGGCCATGACAGCCACCAGCGGCCCAGGATTTTCTTTAATGCAGGAAAACCTCGGCTTTGCCTGTGTAGCGGAAGTCCCCTGTGTGGTGGTCAACGTCATGCGGGGAGGTCCCAGCACCGGACTGCCGACCAGTCCGGCCCAGGGGGATGTGTTGCAGGCCCGTTGGGGGACCCACGGCGATCATCCGATTATCGTCTTAGCCCCTTCCACCACCCTGGACTGCTATCTGGTAACATTGCAAGCCTTTAATTTTTCAGAAAAATACCGAACGCCGGTCATCATCCTCTCCGATGAAGTCGTTTCCCATACCCGTGAAGTCCTGACCCTGCCCCGGGGGGATGAGCTTCCGATGATCGAACGGATCCGGCCTACCGTACCTCCGGAATGGTTTGTTCCTTTCGAAACCCAAGGTCGCCTGGTCCCGGCCATGAGCTCTTTTGGAGACGGCTACCGCTACCATGTGACCGGTCTCATCCACGACGTTCGGGGATTTCCGACCAATCGTCCCGACGAAGTTTTCGCCTTTCAGAAACGGTTGCAGGAAAAAATAAGCGAACATTATACCGACATCCAATGGGTGGAACCTTTTTATCTGGAAGACGCCGAACAGGTCATCATCGCCTATGGCTCGGTGGCCCGCTCGGCCCTCCATGCCGTCCGTCAGGCCAGGGAGATGGGCCTTAAGGCCGGCCTGCTCAAATTGTTGACCCTTTTCCCTTTTCCCAGGGCGGCCGTGGAAAAGGCGGCCATTGCCTGCCAATCCTTATTGGTCCCGGAAATGAACTGGGGCCAGATTTCCCGGGAGGTCAAAAGGGTCAACCGGGGGCGCTGCCGGGTCGTCACCTTAAACAAATTCGATGGGACTTTGATAACACCCAAAGAAATTTTAAAAAAAATGATGCAAGATCAAAATTAA
- a CDS encoding 2-oxoacid:acceptor oxidoreductase family protein, translated as MVPRYEIRLSGSGGQGLILAGMILAEAIALYEKKFVVQSQSYGPEARGTASKTDIIISEEAIDYPKSIHLDVLLAMNQKALDLNFLDLKKGGILIVDSGLVKELPTTHLVSLPLTRIALDVTQSPQPANMVALGALAVYTKQVSLQALSKTLAGHFKKELLDMNQKALKAGARSAKRGLSENPLGNDAP; from the coding sequence ATGGTTCCCAGATATGAAATCCGCCTCTCGGGTTCAGGGGGGCAGGGGTTGATCCTGGCGGGCATGATCCTGGCCGAAGCCATAGCCCTCTACGAGAAAAAATTTGTGGTTCAATCCCAAAGTTACGGGCCGGAAGCCCGGGGGACGGCCAGCAAAACCGATATTATCATCAGTGAAGAGGCCATTGATTATCCCAAGTCCATCCATCTGGACGTCTTGTTGGCTATGAATCAAAAAGCCCTGGATTTAAATTTCCTGGATTTAAAAAAAGGGGGGATCTTGATCGTTGATTCGGGATTGGTCAAGGAATTACCCACCACCCATCTGGTCTCCCTGCCTCTGACCCGTATCGCCCTGGATGTGACTCAAAGCCCGCAACCGGCCAATATGGTGGCTTTGGGGGCCTTGGCGGTCTACACAAAACAAGTATCCCTTCAGGCCCTTTCGAAAACTTTAGCCGGACATTTTAAGAAAGAGTTGCTGGATATGAACCAAAAAGCCCTTAAGGCCGGGGCCCGTTCCGCGAAGAGAGGGCTTTCTGAAAACCCCTTGGGGAATGATGCGCCTTAA